The Coffea arabica cultivar ET-39 chromosome 1e, Coffea Arabica ET-39 HiFi, whole genome shotgun sequence genome has a window encoding:
- the LOC113712211 gene encoding uncharacterized protein isoform X1, whose product MLQWMGGSRRKVTSTRMSTQKRQKHYFEQKRRQQQATGGRKDSEEHNIHGQHAENSRSLDILSFQNLSTVVQQNKSNYPLGNDETEHRALNYQALKCPQSIQCFQANKFTPSGPSEAEEARLSSSYQPGSSYTKTMLVSTSGKDARTFNSDDDKINHIKMVPGYQEKKEGMPEAKFGVKTIQSLYSKLGMMDILGDDEPNLHTGSSLEHEAHAAFSIEGVGRVEMETPVHTPVRAPEVHGRNFLHGCSPPSKAMRPADSFNLNSELVNLEFELDAMMQEVDVPLCKSSVEHSFCSKDILGSFSKPKQDLLDTREFSIFDDNDNGFTDLFQNDEPFFHKTERNRHSWDATCRPVTGKILDESAFGSSCNIWMDQEDASDDYYTMDCRSEEFTFQGSYRQKSRTTMRKSKRLGHRDSPELYVKRQNSENFHDSTIPEMTWRSPVHRDHDVGDIDYQPTWSCFKTEDTRDNLSLLSEESCSSSAVGGVSKKGTLNSTEKQTPKSADFGCSENICGENIMYGRVKTCNKLEINQQGDNTNEQGKLTRISNSSRSQPADNSKMTSEKRLKSENGRLFEEAYDPGKTISRHNPYPRTYDTNPSSRLWIEDLFGTSGGTNVHADCSPCCNLTSEEHDSHQRKLEKVTPVSSMLNFSEHCNRGYKPQKSMHGHSFPESELQSITREEDEHSDLPVSEHGKLEHWRERSRCRKSLFSGCGKFIYVADVEDKSSDCKESTTEASKLSSGCRKCTCTPDEEDKSNNCKEFTNGTSKAGENVKETDCLQDEDASPSGATSSIDGNSSHVDAKLMLRALFCIKLDPEVSKIYYFFFFFIFELTFYCMLCYWQESNLQRLLISCLLFFPTNKSGRRIWA is encoded by the exons ATGTTGCAATGGATGGGCGGATCTCGGCGGAAAGTGACTTCC ACAAGAATGTCAACGCAGAAAAG GCAAAAACACTACTTTGAGCAGAAAAGGCGGCAACAGCAAGCGACCGGAGGGAGGAAAGATTCTGAGGAGCACAATATCCATGGGCAGCATGCTGAAAATAGTAGATCTCTGGATATTCTAAGTTTTCAGAACTTATCAACTGTTGTGCAACAGAACAAGTCAAATTACCCTTTag GAAACGATGAAACAGAGCACCGTGCTCTGAACTATCAAGCACTCAAGTGTCCACAATCAATACAATGTTTTCAAGCTAACAAATTCACACCTTCCGGCCCCTCTGAAGCTGAGGAAGCAA GACTTTCATCAAGCTATCAACCAGGCAGTTCATACACAAAGAC GATGTTGGTTAGCACTTCTGGTAAAGATGCAAGAACTTTCAACTCAGATGATGACAagataaatcatataaaaatgGTCCCAGGGTATCAAG aaaagaaagaagggatgCCAGAAGCAAAATTTGGAGTCAAAACCATCCAATCGTTGTATTCAA AACTAGGTATGATGGACATACTTGGAGATGATGAACCAAATCTCCATACTGGTTCAAGTTTAGAACATGAAGCTCATGCTGCATTTTCAATTGAAG GTGTTGGTAGAGTGGAAATGGAGACTCCAGTTCATACGCCAGTTCGTGCACCAGAGGTGCATGGCAG AAACTTCTTGCATGGTTGCTCTCCACCATCAAAAGCTATGAGGCCTGCTGACTCGTTCAACCTTAACAGCGAGCTGGTTAACCTTGAATTTGAATTG GATGCTATGATGCAGGAAGTTGATGTGCCCTTATGTAAAAGTTCTGTGGAGCACTCTTTCTGTTCAAAGGACATATTGGGTTCTTTCAGCAAgccaaagcaagatttgttgGACACCAGAGAATTCTCAATATTTGATGACAATGATAATGGTTTTACTGATCTTTTTCAGAATGATGAACCATTCTTCCACAAAACAGAGAGAAATAGGCACAGTTGGGATG CAACCTGTAGGCCTGTAACTGGCAAAATTCTTGACGAGAGTGCTTTTGGTTCATCTTGCAACATTTGGATGGATCAAGAAGATGCTTCTGATGATTATTATACCATGGACTGCAGGAGTGAAGAATTTACTTTTCAAGGCTCTTATCGACAGAAGAGCAG GACTACAATGAGAAAATCAAAGAGACTCGGACATAGAG ATTCACCTGAGCTATATGTGAAGCGCCAGAACTCAGAGAACTTTCATGATTCCACAATTCCGGAGATGACATG GAGATCTCCAGTTCACAGAGACCATGATGTTGGTGATATTGATTACCAACCCACATGGTCATGCTTCAAAACTGAAGATACAAGAGACAATTTGAGTTTGCTGAG TGAGGAGTCATGCTCGTCGAGCGCAG TGGGGGGTGTATCGAAGAAAGGCACATTGAACTCAACTGAGAAACAGACACCGAAAAGTGCTGATTTTGGTTGCTCAGAGAACATCTGTGGTGAAAACATTATGTATGGCAGAGTAAAAACCTGCAATAAGTTGGAGATTAACCAGCAAGGGGACAACACAAATGAGCAAGGAAAGCTTACTAGGATTTCAAATTCATCAAGATCGCAACCAGCTGATAACTCAAAAATGACTTCTGAGAAGAGGTTGAAATCAGAGAATGGCCGATTGTTTGAGGAAGCATATGATCCTGGCAAGACAATTTCACGTCATAATCCTTATCCCAGGACATATGATACAAATCCAAGCTCCAGACTTTGGATTGAAGATCTCTTTGGCACATCCGGAGGTACCAATGTGCATGCTGATTGCTCACCTTGTTGCAACCTGACATCAGAAGAACATGATTCCCACCAACGTAAGTTGGAAAAAGTTACGCCAGTGTCAAGTATGCTAAATTTTTCTGAGCACTGCAATAGGGGGTATAAACCTCAGAAGTCAATGCATGGTCACAGTTTTCCAGAATCAGAACTGCAAAGCATTACCAGGGAGGAAGATGAACATTCTGATCTCCCTGTATCTGAACATGGAAAACTGGAGCATTGGAGAGAGCGTTCCCGCTGCAGAAAAAGCTTATTCTCAGGATGTGGGAAGTTTATCTATGTAGCTGATGTGGAAGACAAGTCTAGTGATTGCAAGGAATCCACTACTGAGGCTTCAAAATTATCCTCAGGATGTCGGAAGTGTACTTGTACGCCTGATGAGGAAGACAAGTCTAATAATTGCAAGGAATTCACTAATGGGACTTCAAAAGCCGGAGAGAATGTGAAAGAAACGGATTGTCTCCAAGATGAAGATGCATCACCATCTGGGGCTACTTCAAGTATTGATGGCAATTCGTCCCATGTAGATGCTAA GTTAATGCTCAGAGCTCTTTTTTGCATCAAACTGGATCCGGAGGTAAGTAAAAtctactactttttttttttttttatctttgaaCTGACTTTTTATTGTATGTTGTGTTATTGGCAAGAGTCGAATCTGCAGAGACTGCTAATCAGCTGTCTTTTGTTCTTCCCAACTAACAAATCTGGAAGAAGGATTTGGGCATGA
- the LOC113712211 gene encoding uncharacterized protein isoform X3 has protein sequence MLQWMGGSRRKVTSTRMSTQKRQKHYFEQKRRQQQATGGRKDSEEHNIHGQHAENSRSLDILSFQNLSTVVQQNKSNYPLGNDETEHRALNYQALKCPQSIQCFQANKFTPSGPSEAEEARLSSSYQPGSSYTKTMLVSTSGKDARTFNSDDDKINHIKMVPGYQELGMMDILGDDEPNLHTGSSLEHEAHAAFSIEGVGRVEMETPVHTPVRAPEVHGRNFLHGCSPPSKAMRPADSFNLNSELVNLEFELDAMMQEVDVPLCKSSVEHSFCSKDILGSFSKPKQDLLDTREFSIFDDNDNGFTDLFQNDEPFFHKTERNRHSWDATCRPVTGKILDESAFGSSCNIWMDQEDASDDYYTMDCRSEEFTFQGSYRQKSRTTMRKSKRLGHRDSPELYVKRQNSENFHDSTIPEMTWRSPVHRDHDVGDIDYQPTWSCFKTEDTRDNLSLLSEESCSSSAVGGVSKKGTLNSTEKQTPKSADFGCSENICGENIMYGRVKTCNKLEINQQGDNTNEQGKLTRISNSSRSQPADNSKMTSEKRLKSENGRLFEEAYDPGKTISRHNPYPRTYDTNPSSRLWIEDLFGTSGGTNVHADCSPCCNLTSEEHDSHQRKLEKVTPVSSMLNFSEHCNRGYKPQKSMHGHSFPESELQSITREEDEHSDLPVSEHGKLEHWRERSRCRKSLFSGCGKFIYVADVEDKSSDCKESTTEASKLSSGCRKCTCTPDEEDKSNNCKEFTNGTSKAGENVKETDCLQDEDASPSGATSSIDGNSSHVDAKLMLRALFCIKLDPEVSKIYYFFFFFIFELTFYCMLCYWQESNLQRLLISCLLFFPTNKSGRRIWA, from the exons ATGTTGCAATGGATGGGCGGATCTCGGCGGAAAGTGACTTCC ACAAGAATGTCAACGCAGAAAAG GCAAAAACACTACTTTGAGCAGAAAAGGCGGCAACAGCAAGCGACCGGAGGGAGGAAAGATTCTGAGGAGCACAATATCCATGGGCAGCATGCTGAAAATAGTAGATCTCTGGATATTCTAAGTTTTCAGAACTTATCAACTGTTGTGCAACAGAACAAGTCAAATTACCCTTTag GAAACGATGAAACAGAGCACCGTGCTCTGAACTATCAAGCACTCAAGTGTCCACAATCAATACAATGTTTTCAAGCTAACAAATTCACACCTTCCGGCCCCTCTGAAGCTGAGGAAGCAA GACTTTCATCAAGCTATCAACCAGGCAGTTCATACACAAAGAC GATGTTGGTTAGCACTTCTGGTAAAGATGCAAGAACTTTCAACTCAGATGATGACAagataaatcatataaaaatgGTCCCAGGGTATCAAG AACTAGGTATGATGGACATACTTGGAGATGATGAACCAAATCTCCATACTGGTTCAAGTTTAGAACATGAAGCTCATGCTGCATTTTCAATTGAAG GTGTTGGTAGAGTGGAAATGGAGACTCCAGTTCATACGCCAGTTCGTGCACCAGAGGTGCATGGCAG AAACTTCTTGCATGGTTGCTCTCCACCATCAAAAGCTATGAGGCCTGCTGACTCGTTCAACCTTAACAGCGAGCTGGTTAACCTTGAATTTGAATTG GATGCTATGATGCAGGAAGTTGATGTGCCCTTATGTAAAAGTTCTGTGGAGCACTCTTTCTGTTCAAAGGACATATTGGGTTCTTTCAGCAAgccaaagcaagatttgttgGACACCAGAGAATTCTCAATATTTGATGACAATGATAATGGTTTTACTGATCTTTTTCAGAATGATGAACCATTCTTCCACAAAACAGAGAGAAATAGGCACAGTTGGGATG CAACCTGTAGGCCTGTAACTGGCAAAATTCTTGACGAGAGTGCTTTTGGTTCATCTTGCAACATTTGGATGGATCAAGAAGATGCTTCTGATGATTATTATACCATGGACTGCAGGAGTGAAGAATTTACTTTTCAAGGCTCTTATCGACAGAAGAGCAG GACTACAATGAGAAAATCAAAGAGACTCGGACATAGAG ATTCACCTGAGCTATATGTGAAGCGCCAGAACTCAGAGAACTTTCATGATTCCACAATTCCGGAGATGACATG GAGATCTCCAGTTCACAGAGACCATGATGTTGGTGATATTGATTACCAACCCACATGGTCATGCTTCAAAACTGAAGATACAAGAGACAATTTGAGTTTGCTGAG TGAGGAGTCATGCTCGTCGAGCGCAG TGGGGGGTGTATCGAAGAAAGGCACATTGAACTCAACTGAGAAACAGACACCGAAAAGTGCTGATTTTGGTTGCTCAGAGAACATCTGTGGTGAAAACATTATGTATGGCAGAGTAAAAACCTGCAATAAGTTGGAGATTAACCAGCAAGGGGACAACACAAATGAGCAAGGAAAGCTTACTAGGATTTCAAATTCATCAAGATCGCAACCAGCTGATAACTCAAAAATGACTTCTGAGAAGAGGTTGAAATCAGAGAATGGCCGATTGTTTGAGGAAGCATATGATCCTGGCAAGACAATTTCACGTCATAATCCTTATCCCAGGACATATGATACAAATCCAAGCTCCAGACTTTGGATTGAAGATCTCTTTGGCACATCCGGAGGTACCAATGTGCATGCTGATTGCTCACCTTGTTGCAACCTGACATCAGAAGAACATGATTCCCACCAACGTAAGTTGGAAAAAGTTACGCCAGTGTCAAGTATGCTAAATTTTTCTGAGCACTGCAATAGGGGGTATAAACCTCAGAAGTCAATGCATGGTCACAGTTTTCCAGAATCAGAACTGCAAAGCATTACCAGGGAGGAAGATGAACATTCTGATCTCCCTGTATCTGAACATGGAAAACTGGAGCATTGGAGAGAGCGTTCCCGCTGCAGAAAAAGCTTATTCTCAGGATGTGGGAAGTTTATCTATGTAGCTGATGTGGAAGACAAGTCTAGTGATTGCAAGGAATCCACTACTGAGGCTTCAAAATTATCCTCAGGATGTCGGAAGTGTACTTGTACGCCTGATGAGGAAGACAAGTCTAATAATTGCAAGGAATTCACTAATGGGACTTCAAAAGCCGGAGAGAATGTGAAAGAAACGGATTGTCTCCAAGATGAAGATGCATCACCATCTGGGGCTACTTCAAGTATTGATGGCAATTCGTCCCATGTAGATGCTAA GTTAATGCTCAGAGCTCTTTTTTGCATCAAACTGGATCCGGAGGTAAGTAAAAtctactactttttttttttttttatctttgaaCTGACTTTTTATTGTATGTTGTGTTATTGGCAAGAGTCGAATCTGCAGAGACTGCTAATCAGCTGTCTTTTGTTCTTCCCAACTAACAAATCTGGAAGAAGGATTTGGGCATGA
- the LOC113712211 gene encoding uncharacterized protein isoform X4 produces MLQWMGGSRRKVTSTRMSTQKRQKHYFEQKRRQQQATGGRKDSEEHNIHGQHAENSRSLDILSFQNLSTVVQQNKSNYPLGNDETEHRALNYQALKCPQSIQCFQANKFTPSGPSEAEEARLSSSYQPGSSYTKTMLVSTSGKDARTFNSDDDKINHIKMVPGYQEKKEGMPEAKFGVKTIQSLYSKLGMMDILGDDEPNLHTGSSLEHEAHAAFSIEGVGRVEMETPVHTPVRAPEVHGRNFLHGCSPPSKAMRPADSFNLNSELVNLEFELDAMMQEVDVPLCKSSVEHSFCSKDILGSFSKPKQDLLDTREFSIFDDNDNGFTDLFQNDEPFFHKTERNRHSWDATCRPVTGKILDESAFGSSCNIWMDQEDASDDYYTMDCRSEEFTFQGSYRQKSRTTMRKSKRLGHRDSPELYVKRQNSENFHDSTIPEMTWRSPVHRDHDVGDIDYQPTWSCFKTEDTRDNLSLLSEESCSSSAVGGVSKKGTLNSTEKQTPKSADFGCSENICGENIMYGRVKTCNKLEINQQGDNTNEQGKLTRISNSSRSQPADNSKMTSEKRLKSENGRLFEEAYDPGKTISRHNPYPRTYDTNPSSRLWIEDLFGTSGGTNVHADCSPCCNLTSEEHDSHQRKLEKVTPVSSMLNFSEHCNRGYKPQKSMHGHSFPESELQSITREEDEHSDLPVSEHGKLEHWRERSRCRKSLFSGCGKFIYVADVEDKSSDCKESTTEASKLSSGCRKCTCTPDEEDKSNNCKEFTNGTSKAGENVKETDCLQDEDASPSGATSSIDGNSSHVDAKCQVNAQSSFLHQTGSGESNLQRLLISCLLFFPTNKSGRRIWA; encoded by the exons ATGTTGCAATGGATGGGCGGATCTCGGCGGAAAGTGACTTCC ACAAGAATGTCAACGCAGAAAAG GCAAAAACACTACTTTGAGCAGAAAAGGCGGCAACAGCAAGCGACCGGAGGGAGGAAAGATTCTGAGGAGCACAATATCCATGGGCAGCATGCTGAAAATAGTAGATCTCTGGATATTCTAAGTTTTCAGAACTTATCAACTGTTGTGCAACAGAACAAGTCAAATTACCCTTTag GAAACGATGAAACAGAGCACCGTGCTCTGAACTATCAAGCACTCAAGTGTCCACAATCAATACAATGTTTTCAAGCTAACAAATTCACACCTTCCGGCCCCTCTGAAGCTGAGGAAGCAA GACTTTCATCAAGCTATCAACCAGGCAGTTCATACACAAAGAC GATGTTGGTTAGCACTTCTGGTAAAGATGCAAGAACTTTCAACTCAGATGATGACAagataaatcatataaaaatgGTCCCAGGGTATCAAG aaaagaaagaagggatgCCAGAAGCAAAATTTGGAGTCAAAACCATCCAATCGTTGTATTCAA AACTAGGTATGATGGACATACTTGGAGATGATGAACCAAATCTCCATACTGGTTCAAGTTTAGAACATGAAGCTCATGCTGCATTTTCAATTGAAG GTGTTGGTAGAGTGGAAATGGAGACTCCAGTTCATACGCCAGTTCGTGCACCAGAGGTGCATGGCAG AAACTTCTTGCATGGTTGCTCTCCACCATCAAAAGCTATGAGGCCTGCTGACTCGTTCAACCTTAACAGCGAGCTGGTTAACCTTGAATTTGAATTG GATGCTATGATGCAGGAAGTTGATGTGCCCTTATGTAAAAGTTCTGTGGAGCACTCTTTCTGTTCAAAGGACATATTGGGTTCTTTCAGCAAgccaaagcaagatttgttgGACACCAGAGAATTCTCAATATTTGATGACAATGATAATGGTTTTACTGATCTTTTTCAGAATGATGAACCATTCTTCCACAAAACAGAGAGAAATAGGCACAGTTGGGATG CAACCTGTAGGCCTGTAACTGGCAAAATTCTTGACGAGAGTGCTTTTGGTTCATCTTGCAACATTTGGATGGATCAAGAAGATGCTTCTGATGATTATTATACCATGGACTGCAGGAGTGAAGAATTTACTTTTCAAGGCTCTTATCGACAGAAGAGCAG GACTACAATGAGAAAATCAAAGAGACTCGGACATAGAG ATTCACCTGAGCTATATGTGAAGCGCCAGAACTCAGAGAACTTTCATGATTCCACAATTCCGGAGATGACATG GAGATCTCCAGTTCACAGAGACCATGATGTTGGTGATATTGATTACCAACCCACATGGTCATGCTTCAAAACTGAAGATACAAGAGACAATTTGAGTTTGCTGAG TGAGGAGTCATGCTCGTCGAGCGCAG TGGGGGGTGTATCGAAGAAAGGCACATTGAACTCAACTGAGAAACAGACACCGAAAAGTGCTGATTTTGGTTGCTCAGAGAACATCTGTGGTGAAAACATTATGTATGGCAGAGTAAAAACCTGCAATAAGTTGGAGATTAACCAGCAAGGGGACAACACAAATGAGCAAGGAAAGCTTACTAGGATTTCAAATTCATCAAGATCGCAACCAGCTGATAACTCAAAAATGACTTCTGAGAAGAGGTTGAAATCAGAGAATGGCCGATTGTTTGAGGAAGCATATGATCCTGGCAAGACAATTTCACGTCATAATCCTTATCCCAGGACATATGATACAAATCCAAGCTCCAGACTTTGGATTGAAGATCTCTTTGGCACATCCGGAGGTACCAATGTGCATGCTGATTGCTCACCTTGTTGCAACCTGACATCAGAAGAACATGATTCCCACCAACGTAAGTTGGAAAAAGTTACGCCAGTGTCAAGTATGCTAAATTTTTCTGAGCACTGCAATAGGGGGTATAAACCTCAGAAGTCAATGCATGGTCACAGTTTTCCAGAATCAGAACTGCAAAGCATTACCAGGGAGGAAGATGAACATTCTGATCTCCCTGTATCTGAACATGGAAAACTGGAGCATTGGAGAGAGCGTTCCCGCTGCAGAAAAAGCTTATTCTCAGGATGTGGGAAGTTTATCTATGTAGCTGATGTGGAAGACAAGTCTAGTGATTGCAAGGAATCCACTACTGAGGCTTCAAAATTATCCTCAGGATGTCGGAAGTGTACTTGTACGCCTGATGAGGAAGACAAGTCTAATAATTGCAAGGAATTCACTAATGGGACTTCAAAAGCCGGAGAGAATGTGAAAGAAACGGATTGTCTCCAAGATGAAGATGCATCACCATCTGGGGCTACTTCAAGTATTGATGGCAATTCGTCCCATGTAGATGCTAA ATGTCAGGTTAATGCTCAGAGCTCTTTTTTGCATCAAACTGGATCCGGAG AGTCGAATCTGCAGAGACTGCTAATCAGCTGTCTTTTGTTCTTCCCAACTAACAAATCTGGAAGAAGGATTTGGGCATGA
- the LOC113712211 gene encoding uncharacterized protein isoform X2 — translation MLQWMGGSRRKVTSTRMSTQKRQKHYFEQKRRQQQATGGRKDSEEHNIHGQHAENSRSLDILSFQNLSTVVQQNKSNYPLGNDETEHRALNYQALKCPQSIQCFQANKFTPSGPSEAEEARLSSSYQPGSSYTKTMLVSTSGKDARTFNSDDDKINHIKMVPGYQEKKEGMPEAKFGVKTIQSLYSKLGMMDILGDDEPNLHTGSSLEHEAHAAFSIEGVGRVEMETPVHTPVRAPEVHGRNFLHGCSPPSKAMRPADSFNLNSELVNLEFELEVDVPLCKSSVEHSFCSKDILGSFSKPKQDLLDTREFSIFDDNDNGFTDLFQNDEPFFHKTERNRHSWDATCRPVTGKILDESAFGSSCNIWMDQEDASDDYYTMDCRSEEFTFQGSYRQKSRTTMRKSKRLGHRDSPELYVKRQNSENFHDSTIPEMTWRSPVHRDHDVGDIDYQPTWSCFKTEDTRDNLSLLSEESCSSSAVGGVSKKGTLNSTEKQTPKSADFGCSENICGENIMYGRVKTCNKLEINQQGDNTNEQGKLTRISNSSRSQPADNSKMTSEKRLKSENGRLFEEAYDPGKTISRHNPYPRTYDTNPSSRLWIEDLFGTSGGTNVHADCSPCCNLTSEEHDSHQRKLEKVTPVSSMLNFSEHCNRGYKPQKSMHGHSFPESELQSITREEDEHSDLPVSEHGKLEHWRERSRCRKSLFSGCGKFIYVADVEDKSSDCKESTTEASKLSSGCRKCTCTPDEEDKSNNCKEFTNGTSKAGENVKETDCLQDEDASPSGATSSIDGNSSHVDAKLMLRALFCIKLDPEVSKIYYFFFFFIFELTFYCMLCYWQESNLQRLLISCLLFFPTNKSGRRIWA, via the exons ATGTTGCAATGGATGGGCGGATCTCGGCGGAAAGTGACTTCC ACAAGAATGTCAACGCAGAAAAG GCAAAAACACTACTTTGAGCAGAAAAGGCGGCAACAGCAAGCGACCGGAGGGAGGAAAGATTCTGAGGAGCACAATATCCATGGGCAGCATGCTGAAAATAGTAGATCTCTGGATATTCTAAGTTTTCAGAACTTATCAACTGTTGTGCAACAGAACAAGTCAAATTACCCTTTag GAAACGATGAAACAGAGCACCGTGCTCTGAACTATCAAGCACTCAAGTGTCCACAATCAATACAATGTTTTCAAGCTAACAAATTCACACCTTCCGGCCCCTCTGAAGCTGAGGAAGCAA GACTTTCATCAAGCTATCAACCAGGCAGTTCATACACAAAGAC GATGTTGGTTAGCACTTCTGGTAAAGATGCAAGAACTTTCAACTCAGATGATGACAagataaatcatataaaaatgGTCCCAGGGTATCAAG aaaagaaagaagggatgCCAGAAGCAAAATTTGGAGTCAAAACCATCCAATCGTTGTATTCAA AACTAGGTATGATGGACATACTTGGAGATGATGAACCAAATCTCCATACTGGTTCAAGTTTAGAACATGAAGCTCATGCTGCATTTTCAATTGAAG GTGTTGGTAGAGTGGAAATGGAGACTCCAGTTCATACGCCAGTTCGTGCACCAGAGGTGCATGGCAG AAACTTCTTGCATGGTTGCTCTCCACCATCAAAAGCTATGAGGCCTGCTGACTCGTTCAACCTTAACAGCGAGCTGGTTAACCTTGAATTTGAATTG GAAGTTGATGTGCCCTTATGTAAAAGTTCTGTGGAGCACTCTTTCTGTTCAAAGGACATATTGGGTTCTTTCAGCAAgccaaagcaagatttgttgGACACCAGAGAATTCTCAATATTTGATGACAATGATAATGGTTTTACTGATCTTTTTCAGAATGATGAACCATTCTTCCACAAAACAGAGAGAAATAGGCACAGTTGGGATG CAACCTGTAGGCCTGTAACTGGCAAAATTCTTGACGAGAGTGCTTTTGGTTCATCTTGCAACATTTGGATGGATCAAGAAGATGCTTCTGATGATTATTATACCATGGACTGCAGGAGTGAAGAATTTACTTTTCAAGGCTCTTATCGACAGAAGAGCAG GACTACAATGAGAAAATCAAAGAGACTCGGACATAGAG ATTCACCTGAGCTATATGTGAAGCGCCAGAACTCAGAGAACTTTCATGATTCCACAATTCCGGAGATGACATG GAGATCTCCAGTTCACAGAGACCATGATGTTGGTGATATTGATTACCAACCCACATGGTCATGCTTCAAAACTGAAGATACAAGAGACAATTTGAGTTTGCTGAG TGAGGAGTCATGCTCGTCGAGCGCAG TGGGGGGTGTATCGAAGAAAGGCACATTGAACTCAACTGAGAAACAGACACCGAAAAGTGCTGATTTTGGTTGCTCAGAGAACATCTGTGGTGAAAACATTATGTATGGCAGAGTAAAAACCTGCAATAAGTTGGAGATTAACCAGCAAGGGGACAACACAAATGAGCAAGGAAAGCTTACTAGGATTTCAAATTCATCAAGATCGCAACCAGCTGATAACTCAAAAATGACTTCTGAGAAGAGGTTGAAATCAGAGAATGGCCGATTGTTTGAGGAAGCATATGATCCTGGCAAGACAATTTCACGTCATAATCCTTATCCCAGGACATATGATACAAATCCAAGCTCCAGACTTTGGATTGAAGATCTCTTTGGCACATCCGGAGGTACCAATGTGCATGCTGATTGCTCACCTTGTTGCAACCTGACATCAGAAGAACATGATTCCCACCAACGTAAGTTGGAAAAAGTTACGCCAGTGTCAAGTATGCTAAATTTTTCTGAGCACTGCAATAGGGGGTATAAACCTCAGAAGTCAATGCATGGTCACAGTTTTCCAGAATCAGAACTGCAAAGCATTACCAGGGAGGAAGATGAACATTCTGATCTCCCTGTATCTGAACATGGAAAACTGGAGCATTGGAGAGAGCGTTCCCGCTGCAGAAAAAGCTTATTCTCAGGATGTGGGAAGTTTATCTATGTAGCTGATGTGGAAGACAAGTCTAGTGATTGCAAGGAATCCACTACTGAGGCTTCAAAATTATCCTCAGGATGTCGGAAGTGTACTTGTACGCCTGATGAGGAAGACAAGTCTAATAATTGCAAGGAATTCACTAATGGGACTTCAAAAGCCGGAGAGAATGTGAAAGAAACGGATTGTCTCCAAGATGAAGATGCATCACCATCTGGGGCTACTTCAAGTATTGATGGCAATTCGTCCCATGTAGATGCTAA GTTAATGCTCAGAGCTCTTTTTTGCATCAAACTGGATCCGGAGGTAAGTAAAAtctactactttttttttttttttatctttgaaCTGACTTTTTATTGTATGTTGTGTTATTGGCAAGAGTCGAATCTGCAGAGACTGCTAATCAGCTGTCTTTTGTTCTTCCCAACTAACAAATCTGGAAGAAGGATTTGGGCATGA